The Vicinamibacteria bacterium DNA window GCCTCGGCTGGTACCGACGTCGAGATCTGGGACACGGAGGAAGGACCGGCGTCGATCGAGTCGATGGTCGAGGAACACCTCGCCATCCCGCACGCGCTGAAGGCGGTTGCGCGTGCCGAGCGCGAGGGGATATCGGCCGTGATCCTCGGATGTTTTGGCGATCCGGGCCTGGACGCCGCACGCGAGCTCGTCTCGATTCCGGTGATCGGGCCGTACGAAAGCTCACTCCTCGTCTCATTGACGTTGGGACATCGAACGAGCGTCATCACCGTCCTCGACTCGGTCGTCCCGTCGCTCGAAGCGATCGCACGCGCACGCGGACTGGAGTCGAGGCTCGCATCCGTTCGGTCGGTGCAAGTCCCGGTTCTCGATCTCGCCCGCGAGCGCGAAGGCGCGCTGAGGGCCTTCGTCGAAGAGGGCCGCAGGGCCATTCGTGAGGATCGAGCCGACGTGCTCGTGCCCGGCTGTATGAGCATGGCGTTTCTGGGAATCGCGGAGTCGGCGCAGTCCGACCTGAGAGTTCCAGTGCTCAACCCGGCAGTCATCGCGTTG harbors:
- a CDS encoding aspartate/glutamate racemase family protein, encoding MRILYLVPGPMKKHQGQAELDRRRAFLERHASAGTDVEIWDTEEGPASIESMVEEHLAIPHALKAVARAEREGISAVILGCFGDPGLDAARELVSIPVIGPYESSLLVSLTLGHRTSVITVLDSVVPSLEAIARARGLESRLASVRSVQVPVLDLAREREGALRAFVEEGRRAIREDRADVLVPGCMSMAFLGIAESAQSDLRVPVLNPAVIALKLAELQVSAGITHSKNAFPFPPKKPSLPT